The sequence ACCCCAAATAATTGTTGGAAGAAAGATTAATAACTTTTTTTCCGTTAAGCATTACTTCCGCATCACTTGGGCCTTGAAGTACCGGTAATTTTCTATAAACACCTTGATCCTTAAGTTGTTGAATCTTTTCCTTTAAAAATTTAAGTTCATGAACATTTTCCATCTTTTTTCCTCCTTAAAATAAAAAGGTTTTCAATACTCTAAAAACAGTATATCACAAACTCTCATATTTTTTAATAAATATCATATTTTAAAATATCTTAATAATTTTTCTATTTCATCAATATCAATTCTATCCTTTATGCCATCGCCAATAATTTCTTTTCCTAATTTCTTATCTATATTTAGCAGACTCCAATATATATATTTTCTAAGATTAAAATCGATATTATTTAAAGACAAAAGCTCTTTCAAGAAAGAAACATTTTCTCCTTTTTTCATATTCCCCAAGGCTATAATTGCATTTCTCCTCAAAGTATTTCTTCCTACCCAGCTTCCCGCCATATTCCCGTATTCATTTTTAAATTCCCTATTGGATATCTTAAAAAGTTCTTTTATATCTATATAACCCTTTGTCCTTAAAGGCAGGAATTCCTTATTAGAACTTTCCTCCGCATATTTATTTTTAGGACATACCAATTGACAAACGTCGCATCCGTATACGTTGATCCCCATTTTCTTTCTCTGCTCATAAGGAATATCTCCTTTGGTCTGAGTAAGATAGGATATGCATTTCTTAGGATTTAACCTATATGGAGCTTCCAATGCCCCTGTAGGACAAGCTTTTAAACACAGATTACATTCTCCGCAGTTATATCCTTCAATTATTCCATCTTCTTCAATATCCAAGTCAGTCAGAATATATCCTAAAAAAATAAAGGAACCAAATTTTTCATTGATAATGGTACAATTTTTCCCGTAATATCCTAAACCGGATTTTTTAGCAATTTCTCTGTCTACAAGAGGACCCGTATCTGCAAAATAAGAATAATTAAATTTTACTTTTTTCTCCATTTCTTCAATAAGTTTTTTCATCTTATTATTTAAAACTTTATGATAATCCAATCCCCATGAGCATCTGGAAAGCTTTCCCTTTAAATCAGTATTTAAATTTTCATTATATTTTATATTATATGAGAGAGCAATGGCTATAATACTTTTACAATCGAGAAGTATAATTTTAGGGTTTATCCTTCTCTCTATATCTTTTTCTTCAAATTCCGTCGAATATCCTAAATTTTTTCTTTCCATAATAAAATCCTTAATATCAACTAAAGGACTGCTATCCGTAAATCTTATCATATCAATATTAAGTTCTTTTGATTTATCCATTATATATTTTTTTATATTCATATCCATTCCTCTCTAAATTTTCTTAATAATATTATAACATAAACATATATGATTTAATTTTGCATAATTTGACTATACCTTACAAAGAACAATATGGTATAATTATTTTTAGTAATAGAAGAAGGAGTAATGAGTATGCTTAATTTTAGAAAAAGTATCGTAAAAAGATTTGATTTTGTTCTCTTCATCACCGTCATACTTCTATGCATATACGGTCTTGTAATGATAGCAAGTGCAACTAAAAGTTTTGAAACCAGCCGTTTTATAAAAGTACAAACTATTTCTATGATATTAGGAATCGGCTGCATTATAATATTGGTAATAATGGATTATAGAATATTAGGCAAATTGTATATTCCAATTTATGTGTTTTGTAACATACTCCTTGTTGCGGTACTTATCTTCGGAACAGGAGATGAATCATGGGGAGCAAGAAGTTGGCTAAGCATAGGCGGATTTCGATTTCAGCCTTCGGAAATCGTAAAAATCGGATTAATTATATCAATATCAAAATTTATAGATAATAACAAAAATGATATAAATAACCTCTGGACATTATTAAAAATTTTATTGTTCGCCGGAGTCCCCATATTCCTCATATATAAACAGCCGGATCTCGGAACTGCCTTAGTATTTGTGTTTTTCATAATAATAATGCTTTTTATTGCCGGGCTTAATATAAAATACTTTGTATACACCATCATCGCGGGAGTTATAAGCCTCCCTATATTATGGTTTTCCCTAAAGCGCTATCAAAAAAACAGGATTTTAAACTTTTTAAATCCGCAAAATGATACAAGCAATACCGGATATCAAGCATGGCAATCAAAAATAGCCGTGGGGTCCGGAAAAATACTGGGAAGGGGATTGTTTAACGGGGTTCAGACTCAATTCGGATTCATTCCGGAAAAACAAACGGATTTGATATTTGCGGTTATAGGGGAAGAACTCGGACTTGTCGGTGGGCTGGTTCTTATTGTACTTTTCGGTATTATGATGTACAGACTTGTAAAGATTGCCAGGAATACTACCGATTTGTTCGGTTCCTTAATGGTAACAGGAATAACCGCAATGCTTTTCTTTCATATATGGGAAAATATAGGTATGACTATAGGCTTAATGCCTATAACAGGTATTCCGCTTCCCTTTATAAGCTACGGCGGGACTTTCCTTTTGGTAAATATGATTTCTATAGGAATTGCTTTAAGCGTAGGGGTTCATAAAGAAGGTCTGAATTTTTAATAAAAAAGGCTTCCATCGAATTATTAATACATTGAGGAAGCCTTTTTTTAGTCTCATCTTATAACTTTTCTATTAAATGTGTACATCTAATTTTTGCCATATATAATTGAAATAATGCCTGAATTCCGGTGATTCTCTACATTTCATGGGTGTTCTTATCCCATCGGGGCAGGTTAATTTTATATCGATTATTTCTTTTATTGTAGCCGGTCTGTTAGTAAGTACTACTACTCTATCAGCAATAGAAATTGCTTCCGATATGTCATGAGTTACCATTAATGCTGTTTTTTTCTCTTCTTTTAGTATTATTCCTACTTCATCCGCAATAGCCAGCCTTGTTTGATAATCGAGAGCTGAAAAAGGTTCATCCAATAGAAGTAACTCCGGTTTTACAATCAGAGTTCTTATAAGAGCGGCTCTCTGTCTCATTCCCCCTGATAATTGCCTTGGATAGCTGTTTTTAAATTCCGAAAGTCCGTAAGCATTCAACATTTTTTTTGCTAACTCCTTGTCCTCATCACTTACTTTCCCCTGAATTTCCAATCCTATTAACACATTTTGAAATATTGTTCTCCATTCAAAAAGATGATCTCTTTGAAACATATACCCTATTTTTTCAGTCCTTCCCGAAAGTCTTTCCCCGTTAATAAATACTTCCCCTTTAGTCGGTTTTATAAGTCCGGCAATAATTGACAAAAGAGTAGACTTTCCACATCCGCTTGGTCCAATAAAAACTACTATTTCCCCTCTATATATATCTAAATTAATATTATCAATGACTTTCGTTTCACCTTTTACAGTATGATAGTTCATACTTATATTTCTTATTTTTACAATCTTATTTTCATCCATCGGCATCTACCTCCTTTATGTCAGTACAAGATACTTTATAGTATTCATTTAAAAGTCAATATGTGAATGGGTTGTTAAGTCATTTGAAAATTTAAAATAAAATATCTTCAAAGTAGATATAAAACTAATGTTGTAATATAATTAAATTAGTTATAAAAGTGAAAAGGAGGGTTTTTATGAAAATAGTAATATTGGAACCTTTGGGAATTCCTGAAAAAGAAATCAAAGATATCGGGAAAACTCTCACAGATAATGGTCATGAAATTATATCTTATGAGGATAAAACCGATAATATGGATATCTTGAAGAAAAGAGCGGAAGATGCTGAAGTTCTGATAATAGCAAATATGCCTTTAAAAAGAGAACTTATATTATCTTGTCAAAAACTTAAGATGATTTCTGTAGCATTCACCGGAGTTGATCATGTTGATTTGGACGCCTGCAAGGAAAAAAACATTACCGTATGTAATTGTGCAGGGTATAGTACTCAAGCCGTTGCGGAATTGGCTATCGGATTAATGATAAGTTTAATGAGAAATATCGTCCCTTTAGATGAAAAAACTAAGGAGAATAAAACAAAAGAGGGGTTCACGCAAAAAGAAATTTTCGGAAAAACATTGGGAATAATAGGTACAGGCGCTATCGGAAAAAAAGTTGCGGAAATAGGCGTTGCTTTAGGATGCAATATTTTGGCTTATAACAGAAGTGAAAAAGAAGATGTTAAAAAGCTGGGAGCAAAATACGTAGAGCTGGATACTCTGTTATCCAATAGTGATATAGTTTCAGTACATTTGCCTTTAAATAATAGAACTCGCGGACTTATCTCAAAGGAAAAACTTGACCTAATGAAACCCGATTCCATTCTTATCAATACCTCCCGGGGCCCTATTGTAGACAATAAATCATTGGCTTACAAACTTAAAAGAGGAGAAATAGCCGGTGCCGGAATCGACGTGTTTGATATGGAACCTCCTTTGCCAAAGGATTACTGCCTTTTAAATGTACCTAATACCGTTCTCACTCCCCATATAGGGTTTGCATCGGAAGAAGCGATGGAAAGAAGAGCCAAGATAGCCCTCGCAAATATTTCAAAATGGATTGAAGGCAATCCTCAGAATATAATAATCTAAAAATGCATCAATTTATTTGGTTATGAAAGGAGTTTCTTATGAAAAACTATTTACGGTTTCAATCCTCTGCAATTCTCCTTTCCCCCGAAAGGGATGAGGATCTGTATTTTATATTTAATAACGGAAAAATTGCAGTAAATAAATCAAAAAAAATCATAAAAATACCTACCAGAAAAGATATTTCAGAAATGGGATTGAATATCAAAAATCCTATGTATATCGGTTCCTTTGACAATATAAATTGTTTTGGAGGGACATGCGAAAATATCCCTTCGGGATTTAAAAATTTAGAAGCCATAGGATTAAGGGAATTAAGTTACCTTGTTGAGAAAGAACTTTATTTAATAGCAGCCAAAGTATTTCTTTTGATTAATTGGGAAAAAGATCATAGATATTGCGGAAGATGCGGAAGCTTAATGGAAAGGAAGAAAAATAAAAACGAAAGAGCCTTGATATGTCCAAAGTGCGGATTCACTACATGGCCCAGAACGTCTCCGGCAATCATCGTAGCTGTTACCAAAGAAGACAAGCTTCTTCTTGCCCACAATAAAAATTTTGAAAACGGGAGGTACAGCGTTATAGCAGGATTTGTTGAAATGGGAGAAACCTTTGAGCAATGCGTTAAGAGAGAAGTATTTGAAGAAACGAGAATAGAAATTAAAAATATTAAATATTTCGGCAATCAGCCTTGGCCTTTTCCCAACTCCATGATGATAGGATTTACCGCAGAATATTTAAGTGGAGAAATAAAGGAAGACGGCGATGAAATAGTCACAGCCGGCTGGTTTAGAAAAGAAGAAATATGCGGAAAATACAACAAATCAAATAGTATCGGATCTCAGCTCATAGAAAATTTTATAAATACCCATTGAATGAAACAAGGAAAAACACAAGGGGACGGTTCTTTTGTGCGACACAAAAGAACCGTCCCCTTGTGTTAGTTTTTAATCCTTAATTGCTGCCTGAATACATAGATCTTCTTTATAGCTGTTTCCCACAGCGGGATTTACTTCTATATCCGGAGCAGTCTGAACTTCTTCGTTTATGGTATAGTCCGGATTGAGACACAGAAGACTTGAATATCTTACAATAGCCCCGCTGTTTGGAAGAGAAAAAATAATGGGATCTGGCCCTATCCCGTCTCCCCCCGTTCTTTCTCCGATAAGAGTCGCAAATTTACTTGCTTTAGCAAAAGAAGCAAACCCATCGGAAGAAGAATAAACCGCTTTATCTATCAGCATATATATCTTCCCCTTAAAGTTTATGCTGTTATATGGCTTTATTACAGCTGTAGAAATTTCATAATTTTTAAACTTGGTCTTTACTTCTTGGGGCATCTTATTTAAGATTTCTGGTGAAATTGATGAA is a genomic window of Acidilutibacter cellobiosedens containing:
- a CDS encoding ABC transporter ATP-binding protein produces the protein MDENKIVKIRNISMNYHTVKGETKVIDNINLDIYRGEIVVFIGPSGCGKSTLLSIIAGLIKPTKGEVFINGERLSGRTEKIGYMFQRDHLFEWRTIFQNVLIGLEIQGKVSDEDKELAKKMLNAYGLSEFKNSYPRQLSGGMRQRAALIRTLIVKPELLLLDEPFSALDYQTRLAIADEVGIILKEEKKTALMVTHDISEAISIADRVVVLTNRPATIKEIIDIKLTCPDGIRTPMKCRESPEFRHYFNYIWQKLDVHI
- the nudC gene encoding NAD(+) diphosphatase, producing the protein MKNYLRFQSSAILLSPERDEDLYFIFNNGKIAVNKSKKIIKIPTRKDISEMGLNIKNPMYIGSFDNINCFGGTCENIPSGFKNLEAIGLRELSYLVEKELYLIAAKVFLLINWEKDHRYCGRCGSLMERKKNKNERALICPKCGFTTWPRTSPAIIVAVTKEDKLLLAHNKNFENGRYSVIAGFVEMGETFEQCVKREVFEETRIEIKNIKYFGNQPWPFPNSMMIGFTAEYLSGEIKEDGDEIVTAGWFRKEEICGKYNKSNSIGSQLIENFINTH
- the rodA gene encoding rod shape-determining protein RodA; amino-acid sequence: MLNFRKSIVKRFDFVLFITVILLCIYGLVMIASATKSFETSRFIKVQTISMILGIGCIIILVIMDYRILGKLYIPIYVFCNILLVAVLIFGTGDESWGARSWLSIGGFRFQPSEIVKIGLIISISKFIDNNKNDINNLWTLLKILLFAGVPIFLIYKQPDLGTALVFVFFIIIMLFIAGLNIKYFVYTIIAGVISLPILWFSLKRYQKNRILNFLNPQNDTSNTGYQAWQSKIAVGSGKILGRGLFNGVQTQFGFIPEKQTDLIFAVIGEELGLVGGLVLIVLFGIMMYRLVKIARNTTDLFGSLMVTGITAMLFFHIWENIGMTIGLMPITGIPLPFISYGGTFLLVNMISIGIALSVGVHKEGLNF
- a CDS encoding 2-hydroxyacid dehydrogenase; this translates as MKIVILEPLGIPEKEIKDIGKTLTDNGHEIISYEDKTDNMDILKKRAEDAEVLIIANMPLKRELILSCQKLKMISVAFTGVDHVDLDACKEKNITVCNCAGYSTQAVAELAIGLMISLMRNIVPLDEKTKENKTKEGFTQKEIFGKTLGIIGTGAIGKKVAEIGVALGCNILAYNRSEKEDVKKLGAKYVELDTLLSNSDIVSVHLPLNNRTRGLISKEKLDLMKPDSILINTSRGPIVDNKSLAYKLKRGEIAGAGIDVFDMEPPLPKDYCLLNVPNTVLTPHIGFASEEAMERRAKIALANISKWIEGNPQNIII
- the queG gene encoding tRNA epoxyqueuosine(34) reductase QueG, which gives rise to MNIKKYIMDKSKELNIDMIRFTDSSPLVDIKDFIMERKNLGYSTEFEEKDIERRINPKIILLDCKSIIAIALSYNIKYNENLNTDLKGKLSRCSWGLDYHKVLNNKMKKLIEEMEKKVKFNYSYFADTGPLVDREIAKKSGLGYYGKNCTIINEKFGSFIFLGYILTDLDIEEDGIIEGYNCGECNLCLKACPTGALEAPYRLNPKKCISYLTQTKGDIPYEQRKKMGINVYGCDVCQLVCPKNKYAEESSNKEFLPLRTKGYIDIKELFKISNREFKNEYGNMAGSWVGRNTLRRNAIIALGNMKKGENVSFLKELLSLNNIDFNLRKYIYWSLLNIDKKLGKEIIGDGIKDRIDIDEIEKLLRYFKI